The genomic region ACGACTTTCAAGAGATTGATCTATGCTTCTAGTGCCAAGTGCCTCGCAAAACAAGGTATGAACCGTCTTTCAAAGTTCTCGCAACCTCTGCTCATTACTCGTAATTGGGTCATGAGTGGCTcaaacccaacattcacacaaagTAACATTTTCAATGATCAACCAATTCAAACCTTCATcattagccttttttttttctttttttttgcaaacaaaagtatatgaaaactttgagagaaagatttattgaaagtatttgaaaatattgaagtctggtgtaaggtggaagtgtatggttaggtatttatagaaaaaaagttataatcatttttttttataaattttattaacttaattattcTGGATCATTGGATtacaaaaagattgaaattcaaTAGCCCAAATTGCGACACATATGCCAACGGTAACAATTccaatttttcagatttttttttttaagcctgAAAAGTATGGATCGTTGATCTGAAAATCTAATGGACTAGATTGTGACACGTCATCTAGCCATTGGggttgaatttcaaaaaattttttACCCttggaaatccaacagtccaAAAATAACAGTTGGAAATCCAACAACCTAGTTTTCACCACGTTGTTCCTTTTTCCAAAGCTGTTAGTGCACTTGCGCGCGGACTATATGCGCTTAAGTCCTGTCAGGGACGCGCCCGCACTTGCATGTGTTTTTGACGCGCTTGGTGCAAAAAAATTTTGGAACATGGCTGACGTCACTCTACCCAGTTGCTAGGCCACTCTATTGGGCTCCCCTATAGCCCATGTTAAAGCGTTGGAGAGTTTAGGGGATTGGATTACTTGATAGCCccgcccggggggggggggggtgggttgGAGAGTTTAGGTGTAGACTAGTGATGGAGTCAGAATTTCATATGTGGGAGGGCCTCTCACATACATTggtaatttaaactaaaagattGAGAgtaatttgcataaaaattgaaagttcACTGCATACAAAATCATGCTATGCTTATTATAACCAATATGTCAGCAAAAGAACAGTTGGGTGGTTTTGTGTTAGTTGATTATATTGTAGGTTATTTGGTTATGAAATTGCTGAATTGATTGTGTTTATCCAACCCTTGTTGGGAAAAATTCAGAAGTGAAAACACCTCTACATATGAAGATGAGCCTGAGAATAGTGAAGTCGGAAAATCTTAAACAGTCTTAAAACCCGTAGCATTACGCATGCATTTTTGcttgtataaaataaaaaattaaagccTATAATGTAGGTAGATAAACACCCTTAAAACCAGTTTGCACATAATTATACTTGATTATCTACCTATATCACAGATTAAGAGCATAACCTGTGATTTTATGAAGAACCCAATATCAATATTCATTTTAAGTAAAAAACCTAATGACAAAAAACTGGATTTATGATATACTacaaagaagaggaggaagaccaaattttcaaactaaattttgtaaataaaataatgtgcttattgatgattggattatcattaaatgttgattaacgtgcttattttgatgacatattatttagtttacaaattaagtttaaaatttgatctatctAACATTATCCGAAAAAAATTCCATaaagcaaaaataaacaaaaagaagaagtaGAATCGTAAATCCCATcaaggaaggaaaaagaaaagaaaaaaaaaaaagaaacaagaaacagGAAAAAGCTAACCTAGCAAAAttcaggaattaaaaaaaaaaaaacccatagtGAAACACTTTAAAATggcatattttgtaaatttctCCTAATCCTAAGCCAGAAGTGATCCATTTTTTAAGTCGGTCATGCACAAGCCACGTACACCATACACAAAAGCGAAATGACAAAAAGATCCATATATAAATTGAAAAAACTCACAGTTGATGAAGTCCTTTTTCTAATTTCAAAGAGAGAGCTGTGAACTCTGAATTTTTAAGTTGAGCTCAGATTTGTGAGCATAGCATGTGCATGTATGTCGTGTGCATGTAATGTACATACAATGTATGTAGTTTTCTGAAAAATTGAAGAATTTGGATGTCTTTCAAAGAACACCAAACCAATCACTTCAATTCCAATAGTCCATCAATGGattttcattttacattaaATTAACGAAAACCCATTTCCCAAAACCTTCAAATTTCCTTGGGAAACTCCCAACATTCGAGAAATCACCCAGTTTCCTCAGAAATTCTTAGTTCGAATAGAAAAATAGAGAAACTTAGTTCGAGAAATCACCCATCTTGTGCCATCCGTGAGTCGAATCGAAGAGGAGAATCTAGAGATCAGGAATTGAAATTGTTGGAAGAAGGTATTATTGGAGAAGTGGAGGCGGGGTAGATTAGGAAGGAAAACCAGCTGGTCTGATATGATTGGCAGTGACGGTTAAAGCAACTAGTGATGAAGATTGTGAAGTTTAGAGAGAAGAGAGTTATTATTCTCATTCCAATGTCTTATCTTCTTACCTATATTTTAATGAATGTTTTAGttacaaatttgtccatttgtAAAATGACTAATAAGAACCTTAGTTACCTTCTTTTGCATTactttgttttataaaaaataaaaaagaaaaggttgggCATGATTGTTACACTTCGGATTCGGGGTCGGTAATAAAAACTCGAACCTGAATCCGAAACGTGAGTTAAAAGCTTAATAAATAACCGGAAATTGAAAGGGGTTGGAAAATAAATTcctcttataaaaataattcatgATTCGTAAACAAATCAAGAATTCTTTACAACCTACAGTAAATAGATGAATAAACTTTCTCTACTCCAATCTAATCTAATCTCATCTTGCCTACCCTTTTAAATGTCTATTTCGTAAACTTGCATAACAATAAAGGGATGAGCTTCAACAATTCAGTAGGAACATAACCTTATCACAGTAAATTGATAATACTAAATTAAGTGTCATGAAATCATATAGCCAAATATCGAATTATTATTGATaacaatgaatgaatgcaatgcaACCTCTTCGGCTACCCccgttaatttatataataaaacacgCGGACCTGCACGTCCCATACCATGCATTTTACCACTGCAGTGGTGGTTTGAATGTTTTATTGTAGAAACTAACTCCCATATGATATCCCAAGTTCATAAACCCCTTTTGCTAGTTATCTTATCTAATTCATTGATTTCCAGCCCAAATCACCCACATCGAAAATTCCTGTCGATATCCTATTCTAATGTGCATGCTGGGCTCGCCTGGAATTGGTTTCACAATGAATAGATTCAACTACACAAAAGATCTTTCCAACTACCCTCATTTCCCGAGTTCCAATCTCAACACTGAAATTCCAACCACATCTCACAACATGAGTGATGCACAAATATGTCATTTCATCTTTCACATATATCACAGTATATTCTCAACAAATAGCATTCAAGCAATAATTCCATAACCAATAACAAGTAAACACTTAACTGAagcaattagctaattaatattcaatcacattaatcaaccaaaaaaatcaagaatatTATAGCACttcatgaaatttaataaaatcaatttccGTAAAGTTTTGCCTTATTTCCCCTACCTGGATTCCAAAGCTAAAACAAAGATCCACGTCACTACCGGAATAGCTAAGCTCCTCGTACTTATCCACGTCACTACCGAAATAGTTAAGCTCCATGTATTTAAGCATGTTCCTTGATCACTCCTAAATCATCATGTATTTCTTCCACCCTATTTCTTTTCCAATCTCTCTCcacatatgtatataaatattaGAACAAACACTATGCATATCAATCTCTCATGGTTCCTTTCTCCTTGACATGCATGCCTTGCATGCATGCAACCTTAGATCTCATTTCCAATCCAACTCACCTCCTTATAACAGAGAAATGAAGTCCCTATTTATAGTACCGGCCGGCTccatgatgtgaaaattaacttgacacacaaattaaaccctatttgtgacaattgtagtagatatgtaagtagggatcgttctagaccggggattaactaaggatgctaatctatgtaaataagactcaaaaacacttaactagactctatggactcaaaactaactttagacacttaaaacagcaaccaatactcaaaaaggctcacttttagactcaataaaggttttggacgaaaataggacttgacttgactcaaaagactcaaggaaaacaagttttgactcaaatatgaagactaaataacatggggattgtttttgacgaattttagactcaaaacaaaaacttagtagaaaacacttttgaaaaacgaatttaggtaaaataaatgggtaaaagtctagttagagggtcattctccacacatgatatatgcatacgaaccaatgtccagttattactcctttagactatgaatgacaacgcctcaaattagttgcatcgcacaactaaccctcaagttttccttatttcattgaattgaatgaaaacacattacaaccaaattgtctttttcaagttctttatatgagatgcataacaaagatacatatcaaaagtcattaagctttgtgaaaactataagcgttgacaaggcactcatcactatgaaacgcatgagattcataccaaggatttacttaacgcgattgtgactagcaacctccactacttgtgaatataagtgaataacaattacgtgaaaccctcctatactctagcatcaagtttatgcatgcaacttaagtgttaacccccaacccacatacataaaccagttttaataacttagataagcaaatcacattcaggtcttaagaaataataaccggacgtaatcaattcatataaaacatataatcatggcttcaaattctcctctaactaaaaagaagttagttcctcatgttcgtaaaacaaagataattaaatttaaacattgaactaagactaaggatagaaagaaccaagaaaaacgctccacactccaatggcatgcacgatactcccttggatggcagattgcacaagtcctcctctccttgcttccttgcttgcggcaccagggtggtgtagaatggattgtggtgttttatggatgaaagtatgaatgaatgaatgagtgagtggatgaatgaatggtgcggcatagggctgtttatataggctaattaggcacacttagtgaaggagaaggattacacaatcccattgaaaaagggttaattcaaggcagaagCCAAATGGGAAATGGATTAGGTAATGcacggctaggatttagggaattCTAGAAGGTTTGGTGCGGCATGTTTATAGGGATgagataaggtgttctagaaggagtgtttagggcagattcctaaacctaaagggacaagaacATATGATATAAGTGTAAgagaaggattgcaattcctaaacctacaaggaatggtgttcatGCGGCATTtaaatggataaggcttctagaaactgaaataggtgtttatttatgtaattaatcccctctaattagctagggttaagtcctaacctgatttggataggatagaataggataatgttagagttaggaaaggataaggttggttaggataggataagataaggttggataaggttggataaggttccttgtttcttgcttcttccttatcttcattgcattaggacttcttccaccagatttgtagcctttcgtagcccttcttgacttcaatttcgtccatcctctttgctccatggttaagctatccaatccatgcccaaaaaagctccaaatagcctcaaaatgcactttcttgctccttttgccattaggacctaaaaacatacgaaaataagttaaaagactgaaataaatagtaattaactaactaaatgcaaggaaacaacataactaagtagcataaatatgctcctatcactccaAAACTTAGTGACTCATAAAGGCGCGTGTCAATTGGCATGGAATCATAACATGAGAAAGTGACACCTAACAAGGTGATTAATCTAATGATTGGTGGCAATCAAATGTGTCAACTAGATGCAAGACTTgaattgtggagctacacatccAACCCAGCGTGGTGCTTACAAGCACCTTAAAAAGGATAGGAGATAAGGCTGCATGGTAAGCTTCACACGTCCACCTTATAAACTCAAGACTAAGCATAAGCCTAGTTTTTTAGTATAAATTGCTATGGATACATGCTGGCAACTAAAAGGCCAAATAAAAACCTAAAAGGATGTTAGTAGGTTCTAGGGCTTaactaagaaaaaaatattccaAAACTTATCTTAAAGTCtaataaaatacataataaataaaaactcaaatatAGGGCTTCCACAATTATAAAATACGGGTTCTCACAGTGATAACTCTCACACTCTATTTAGACGATTTATCTCCCTTAAACCCTAATTCATCATTCCCATATCCTTTCATTTCAAGAAAGCAAAATGAATAAACTTAGAAGATGACGTTTCTGTGGAAGAAGTAGATGATTATGTTTCCGTCgaagagaaagaagaataaTTTTATGTGTGGGTCATCTTGATTTGTCACCATCTTACAATTGAAGCATAGCTCTGTggctttttatttgaatttgcatTACGTTAGGGTGCAATTTGTTTCATGTTTTCATACGGGAATTCCTAGAATTTGTTTGCATTAGGTTAGGGTGCAATTTGTTTCATGTTTTCATATGCGAATTCCTAAAATTTGTTGACTTTCATATGATTTTATATTTAACTTTCACGTTTTCATACTTGTTCCATGTTTTAACTTTCATGTTTTCATATTTCTggaatttgttttgaaaatataagggtaaattatacaaaattacctcaactattggttcAACCACAGTTTCATAccccatctttaaaacatttttataccatacaatatcttacgaatttgttgcaatgtcatatctTCCATTAGTTTGCTTGTCAATTCCtccgttaaatgctgacgtggctcgAGGTGGGACCCActccctattaaaaaaaaattaaatattaaaaactaaaaaaaataaaattatttaatatttttttttaaatgagggACCCACCCCTCCAACCCATCTCCCcttcttcggttcttcctcATCCACCCATTTCCCAACGTtccttcaccaccaaaaccagAACCCCATCGCTTccttctcttcctccatctccacctccacctccctCCCAAGGCTTTCATCCCCCTCCCCCtcatcatcctcctcctccaccacatTCCACTCTAATCCCTACTGCTGCACCCTCACTGTCCCTAAGGATAGTGAGCCCCAAAGTGGTCACCTTCTCTTTATCCTCCTCATTTTCCTTCTTGGGCTCATCTACACGAACACCACCACTTCCGCCGCCGCCACTTCCACGAGCCTTACCAATTAGCCCTTCAAAGTAATTCCCATATATATACTCAGGGGTGTACCTGTTCTCTTCATCAAAGAGCATGATATGCCCATGCCACTCCCAAACCCGATACTCCGAACACAATTCCTCATGAAACCCAATGCAAATGTGGTGCTCCCCGATCATGACGGCCTGACCTGAATTAGGCTTGAGGGAATCGGTCTTGCCGCTGAGAACAACTTGGACAATCTCCTTCTCGAGGTGGGATTCTTCCTTGGCGAGCTGGGTCTTGTTCTCATCGTCGTCATCATCGGAGAG from Pyrus communis chromosome 9, drPyrComm1.1, whole genome shotgun sequence harbors:
- the LOC137744460 gene encoding LOW QUALITY PROTEIN: uncharacterized protein (The sequence of the model RefSeq protein was modified relative to this genomic sequence to represent the inferred CDS: substituted 3 bases at 3 genomic stop codons), encoding MTTLFSSFTQSSSIPTSPAASISTSSSPKTPNPYTMSSFTNTTNFDNLMLXTLIGRLXIXPPTNNSFLSQTLEKHLFYATNLSDDDDDENKTQLAKEESHLEKEIVQVVLSGKTDSLKPNSGQAVMIGEHHICIGFHEELCSEYRVWEWHGHIMLFDEENRYTPEYIYGNYFEGLIGKARGSGGGGSGGVRVDEPKKENEEDKEKVTTLGLTILRDSEGAAVGIRVECGGGGG